Proteins found in one Pseudochaenichthys georgianus chromosome 13, fPseGeo1.2, whole genome shotgun sequence genomic segment:
- the slitrk3a gene encoding SLIT and NTRK-like protein 3, whose protein sequence is MLWVTLLSTIALGWTTPMPMLEDSEEIDEPCFEPCYCEVKEGIFHVHCDSKGFTNVSQISQIWSRPFKLNLQRNSMRKLYFNSFLHLNNAISLNLGNNALQDIHAGAFNGLGILKRLFLHENKLEVFRNDTFLGLGSLEYLQADYNVIKRIESGAFRHLHKLRVLILNDNLIPVLPNYLFRSVSLTHLDLRGNRLKTLPYKGMLEYVGRSLMEIQLEENPWNCVCEIVQLKTWLERIPYTALVGEITCENPFHLHGKDLREIKRSELCPLLSDPEIEAKLGIPRIPFSNENTWPTKPSSMLSSFHNTASSVEYKDRAVKPTKRPRPTKNPPTPRSIYPGINQPPVAGYQTRPPIPIICPAGCTCNLHINDLGLTVNCKDKGLHNISELLPRPLNAKKLYLSGNLIQKIYRSDFWNFSSLDLLHLGNNRIAYVQEGAFINLPNLKSLYLNGNDIERLAPGMFRGLQMLRYLYFEYNVIREIQPNSFSLMPNLQLVFLNDNLLRSLPNDAFAGTNLARLNLRNNYFLFMPVRGILEHLTSIVQIDLHQNPWECSCDIIPLKQWLEKLSSVIVVGDVMCKTPENAFGKDLRNLEVEVICPELKISSGPSPVLPGGNDLTTGSSEMEEAGGRGAVPLSVLILSLLILFISAVFVAAGLYAFVLRRRKKLPYRKRSEVDLTGIQMQCRIFEDPPRQSCSGNTCTPEKPTPNTHTHTHSGHTHAHGHVYDYIPHPVTQMCNNPIYKPREGEIAEEDRAHFSDRKDKGSSSNSNYRTLLEKEREWTLAVSNSQLNTIVTVNHATADMAGFHQNGGLCPTVIDSQRPTPTVGFVDCLYGTVPKLKDMHVAHAHPPGMQYPDLQQDARLKETLLFTTGKALYPDPSQSDYLELRAKLQTKPDYLEVLEKSYRF, encoded by the coding sequence ATGCTGTGGGTTACCTTGCTGAGCACCATAGCCTTAGGATGGACCACCCCGATGCCAATGCTGGAGGACTCCGAGGAGATCGACGAGCCCTGCTTCGAGCCTTGCTACTGCGAGGTCAAGGAGGGCATCTTCCACGTCCACTGTGACAGTAAAGGATTTACAAATGTTAGCCAGATCTCACAGATATGGAGTCGGCCCTTCAAGCTCAATCTGCAAAGGAACTCGATGAGGAAGCTTTACTTCAACAGCTTCCTCCATCTGAACAATGCCATATCACTTAATCTGGGTAATAATGCCTTGCAAGATATCCACGCAGGAGCGTTCAATGGTTTGGGAATACTCAAACGGCTGTTCCTGCATGAAAACAAACTGGAGGTTTTCCGGAATGACACTTTTCTGGGGTTGGGGAGTTTAGAGTACCTCCAGGCGGACTACAATGTAATCAAACGGATTGAAAGTGGTGCATTCAGGCACCTTCACAAATTAAGAGTGCTCATACTAAATGACAATCTGATCCCTGTGCTACCGAATTATCTTTTCCGGTCTGTGTCGCTCACACATCTGGACCTGAGGGGAAACAGACTAAAGACGTTGCCGTATAAAGGCATGCTGGAGTACGTTGGGAGGAGCCTAATGGAAATCCAGCTGGAGGAGAACCCCtggaactgtgtgtgtgagattgtcCAGTTGAAAACGTGGCTGGAGCGAATCCCCTACACAGCTCTGGTTGGTGAGATCACATGTGAGAACCCGTTCCACTTACACGGGAAAGACTTACGGGAAATCAAGCGCAGTGAGCTCTGCCCGCTGCTCTCCGATCCAGAGATCGAGGCCAAGCTGGGAATTCCCCGGATCCCGTTCAGCAACGAGAACACATGGCCTACTAAACCTTCCTCCATGCTCTCGTCCTTTCACAACACAGCCTCTTCTGTGGAATACAAGGACAGAGCTGTTAAGCCTACCAAACGACCTCGGCCAACAAAGAACCCCCCGACCCCTCGTAGCATCTACCCAGGCATCAACCAGCCCCCTGTCGCTGGCTACCAAACAAGGCCTCCCATTCCAATCATTTGTCCAGCTGGATGTACGTGCAACCTTCACATCAATGACCTGGGGCTAACGGTGAACTGCAAAGACAAAGGCCTCCACAACATCTCAGAGCTCCTGCCTCGGCCTCTCAATGCCAAGAAATTATATCTTAGCGGGAACCTAATACAGAAAATCTACCGTTCTGATTTCTGGAACTTCTCAAGCTTGGATTTACTGCATTTAGGAAATAATCGGATAGCCTACGTCCAAGAGGGCGCCTTTATCAACCTGCCAAACTTGAAGAGTTTGTACCTGAATGGGAACGACATCGAGAGACTCGCTCCCGGTATGTTTCGGGGGCTTCAGATGTTGAGATATCTTTACTTTGAGTACAACGTCATACGTGAGATACAACCTAACTCCTTCTCCCTGATGCCCAACCTCCAGCTGGTCTTCCTCAATGACAACCTGCTGCGTTCCCTCCCCAATGACGCTTTCGCCGGCACCAACCTTGCACGTCTCAACCTGCGCAACAACTACTTCCTGTTCATGCCTGTGCGTGGCATTCTGGAGCATCTGACCTCCATTGTCCAGATTGACCTCCACCAGAACCCCTGGGAATGCTCCTGTGACATCATCCCCCTCAAACAGTGGCTGGAGAAGCTTTCTTCCGTCATCGTGGTCGGAGATGTCATGTGCAAGACGCCCGAGAATGCTTTTGGGAAGGACCTGCGTAACCTGGAGGTGGAGGTCATCTGTCCTGAGCTCAAGATCTCTTCAGGCCCCTCTCCTGTCCTGCCTGGAGGGAATGACCTCACCACGGGGAGCTCTGAAATGGAGGAGGCAGGTGGGAGAGGAGCTGTCCCACTGTCTGTTCTAATCCTCAGCCTGCTCATACTCTTCATCTCCGCTGTGTTCGTGGCTGCCGGGCTTTACGCCTTTGTTCTCCGTCGCAGGAAGAAGCTCCCCTACCGGAAACGCTCCGAGGTAGACCTGACGGGGATCCAGATGCAGTGCCGGATCTTCGAGGACCCACCGAGGCAGAGCTGTTCTGGCAACACCTGCACACCGGAGAAACCGACAcccaacacgcacacacacactcactctggTCACACACATGCCCATGGTCACGTGTATGATTACATCCCCCACCCTGTGACTCAGATGTGCAACAACCCCATCTATAAACCTAGAGAGGGGGAAATAGCTGAGGAAGACAGGGCACATTTTTCAGATAGGAAAGACAAAGGCAGCAGTAGCAACAGTAACTACAGAACCTtgttagagaaagaaagagagtggACCCTGGCCGTGTCAAACTCTCAGCTCAACACCATCGTCACGGTGAACCATGCCACGGCTGACATGGCAGGGTTTCACCAGAACGGAGGGCTCTGTCCCACAGTTATTGACAGCCAGAGGCCGACACCGACAGTGGGCTTTGTAGACTGTTTGTATGGGACAGTACCCAAACTAAAGGACATGCATGTGGCGCATGCGCACCCACCAGGCATGCAGTACCCGGATTTGCAGCAGGACGCACGGCTGAAGGAGACATTGCTTTTCACGACGGGGAAAGCCCTCTACCCAGACCCGTCCCAAAGCGATTACCTCGAGTTAAGGGCCAAACTTCAAACCAAGCCGGATTACCTCGAAGTCTTGGAAAAATCTTACCGGTTTTAA